In Lactuca sativa cultivar Salinas chromosome 5, Lsat_Salinas_v11, whole genome shotgun sequence, the DNA window GGAATCCATTTTTCTCTCTTGTTGAACATATCAGCCAACCATTTATTATCCTTCAAATGAAATTCATTCAACATCAAATCCCATTTGTTCTCAAATTCTGATGGTTCAATATTCATATTCCAAACTAGTTGATTTATGCGTTTCTTGAAATCTGAATTTGAAACTAAATCAGCGTCAATCTGTCAAgttaaatttgattttattaatatattttcataagctatttttaattcaataaattaaattttttgtTACCTTTGATGGCATTTTTGACATTATGTGCCACATACATAATCTGTGAGTACATCCTTGAAACACCTTTCCTATTGAAGAAGATAATGCTACATCTATGTCTGACAGAAtcattgttggtttcttcttatGTGATGACAAAAAAGCTTCTAATAACCAAGAGTATGATTCAATTGTTTCATCTGATATTAGTCCTACTCCAACATTGATTGTCTTTTCATGATTGTTTATTGCAGTGAAAGGAACAAATATCATATTGTACCTGAAAATAATTGTAAAATGTATCCCTAATtctataatataatttaataaatataaattttacctGTTTGTTctatatgtagcacctggttcctggtacgtaaatcttatttgagtaatttccatttttagccttggactcggcgagtcataggtccgactcgccgagtagagacgggacccgggacatgtttaagttggcgactcggcgagtccatatcctggactcggcgagtcaccgctgtttgatgaaaccctaagtttcaggggtttgcaccctatttaagccctcatttccgcccTAAGccagcccccttcaccctcaggaGCTCTCCATACGTTCTAACcccttgttcttgtgagtttgaggccttttgtgtgttttcttgaagattttgagaaggaggaggagtagatcaagaggaagggaaggaagtcAAGCATCTTTGTGTTCTCTCAGTAATTTCTTGGAGGCATAactcgttttccctctgtttctatgcttgttactccattaaagtccttcttgagcccttccccaagcttgCATGTGCAATATAATTTGTAATAAGctgattggcctctagatctaggcatggttgagctccaagagctcagatctactgcctttacgGACCCATATTACATaaagaccctagatctactcatttggtgcattttgaaccctaaaactttacgtgt includes these proteins:
- the LOC111904950 gene encoding protein FAR-RED ELONGATED HYPOCOTYL 3-like; its protein translation is MEITQIRFTYQEPGATYRTNRYNMIFVPFTAINNHEKTINVGVGLISDETIESYSWLLEAFLSSHKKKPTMILSDIDVALSSSIGKVFQGCTHRLCMWHIMSKMPSKIDADLVSNSDFKKRINQLVWNMNIEPSEFENKWDLMLNEFHLKDNKWLADMFNKREKWIPSYFRDIPMSFSFNIFSATLLSMSFDKWTISRIMLNQRIAKFTQPHLCVIHLILMKNIHYIEIYIISYNLHINIYATNLPKYMLRLFQIINYIFRIILLKNIKSNAIEKYNISYNLHMYIYATNLLKYIIFYYLVKSFIYYLNLFRINNYKKYKYS